Proteins from one Ahaetulla prasina isolate Xishuangbanna chromosome 2, ASM2864084v1, whole genome shotgun sequence genomic window:
- the LOC131190620 gene encoding olfactory receptor 1B1-like, producing the protein MDCENGTDIKDFVLLDFSTKPIDRFLFFLLLLLIYSAGLLGNVIMFLLITLDARLQTPMYFLLRSLSVIDVGFISVTMPWMLVCLITSSRTIPFYFCMAQFFFLYVFGVTDLLLVSVMALDRYVAICNPLHYVSVMNQKVCGNLVAGCCVVSTLHAMLHAGLLLRLSYRGKNHLAHYFCDHQPLLQLACSDTSVNEAVIFFEGGIITFGPLVFIILTYIRIVATIMRFTSSGRHKAFSTCGSHLTFVILFYGAIIAVYFSPTSKYSSQRGSVFALVYTVITPMSNPYIYSLRNKEVKEAIRNLLGKGSLFPPN; encoded by the coding sequence ATGGATTGTGAGAACGGGACAGATATCAAAGATTTTGTTCTGCTGGATTTTTCTACCAAGCCTATAGACcggttcctcttcttcctcctcttattgCTCATTTACAGTGCGGGACTTCTGGGCAATGTTATAATGTTTCTTCTAATCACCTTGGATGCACGACTCCAAACCCCCATGTATTTCCTGCTCCGTAGCCTTTCAGTCATTGATGTTGGCTTCATCTCAGTCACAATGCCATGGATGCTGGTTTGCCTGATAACTAGTTCCAGGACCATCCCCTTCTATTTCTGCATGGCCCAGTTCTTCTTCCTCTATGTATTTGGTGTCACTGATCTCCTTCTTGTGAGTGTCATGGCCCTGGATCGCTATGTAGCCATTTGTAATCCTCTCCACTATGTCTCAGTGATGAACCAGAAGGTTTGTGGGAATTTAGTGGCTGGGTGTTGTGTCGTTTCTACCTTACATGCCATGCTGCATGCTGGCCTGCTCCTGCGTCTCAGTTATCGAGGGAAAAATCACCTGGCCCATTACTTTTGTGATCATCAACCCTTGCTGCAGCTGGCCTGCTCTGACACCAGTGTCAATGAGGCGGTCATCTTCTTTGAAGGTGGAATCATCACTTTTGGGCCTTTAGTTTTCATCATTCTCACCTACATTCGCATTGTGGCAACTATAATGAGGTTTACTTCTTCAGGGAGGCACAAAGCTTTCTCTACCTGTGGGTCCCATCTCACTTTTGTGATTCTTTTTTATGGGGCCATCATTGCTGTCTATTTCTCACCCACCTCAAAGTATTCTTCACAGCGAGGATCAGTTTTTGCTCTAGTGTACACAGTCATCACCCCAATGTCCAACCCCTATATCTACAGCCTCAGGAATAAAGAAGTGAAAGAGGCAATAAGAAATCTCTTGGGAAAGGGATCCTTGTTTCCTCCAAACTGA